The following proteins are co-located in the Gloeocapsa sp. PCC 7428 genome:
- a CDS encoding cobalamin-binding protein, with the protein MGDQIRVVSLIPSATEILAALGLADAIVGRSHECDYPPEIKDRPVCTAARLNSATPSQEIHQNVNKILQSALSIYEVKLDVLEVLKPTHIITQDQCDVCAVSLEDVEAAVAKLTQSQPQIISLQPNSLSDVWHDIERVANALGVRSLELLEDLEARVKICQQKTTHLSIEELPTVACIEWTDPLMTAANWIPELVTQAGGQPVLSVSGQSSPIITWDTLVATDPNTIVFMLCGFDLQRTRTEAIALTSHPEWEKLHAVQHQRVYITDGNAYFNRPGPRLVDSLEILAEIIHPEIFDYGYQGKGWEPLD; encoded by the coding sequence ATGGGCGATCAAATACGAGTAGTCTCGCTGATACCTAGTGCAACAGAAATTTTAGCTGCACTTGGATTAGCAGATGCAATTGTGGGGCGATCGCACGAATGTGACTATCCTCCAGAAATCAAAGATCGTCCCGTATGTACCGCAGCGCGACTCAATTCAGCAACGCCGAGTCAAGAAATTCACCAAAACGTCAATAAGATCCTACAGTCAGCGTTGAGCATTTACGAAGTTAAACTAGATGTTTTAGAAGTACTGAAGCCAACGCACATTATTACTCAAGACCAATGCGATGTTTGCGCCGTGAGTCTCGAAGATGTAGAAGCAGCGGTAGCAAAACTGACGCAGAGTCAACCGCAGATTATTTCGTTGCAGCCGAATAGTTTATCAGATGTTTGGCACGATATTGAACGCGTTGCAAATGCATTAGGAGTGCGATCGCTAGAATTACTCGAAGATCTCGAAGCGCGGGTCAAAATTTGCCAGCAGAAAACGACACACCTGTCGATTGAGGAACTCCCCACCGTCGCTTGTATTGAGTGGACAGATCCGCTGATGACTGCGGCGAACTGGATTCCTGAACTTGTGACGCAAGCCGGAGGACAACCCGTTCTAAGTGTTAGTGGTCAATCTTCGCCAATCATTACTTGGGATACGCTGGTTGCGACTGACCCCAATACGATCGTCTTTATGCTGTGTGGTTTTGACTTACAGCGTACCCGCACTGAAGCGATCGCCTTAACGTCACATCCCGAATGGGAGAAACTTCACGCAGTACAGCATCAAAGAGTCTACATCACTGACGGTAACGCTTATTTCAATCGTCCTGGACCGCGCCTCGTCGATTCTTTAGAAATTCTGGCAGAAATTATCCATCCAGAAATTTTTGATTATGGTTATCAAGGAAAGGGTTGGGAACCCTT
- a CDS encoding ATP-binding protein translates to MTPEPLKIVLIVDATNQHQIRAFLQQLNHNEVELLSVVIEESDLCLALPQVDIIVLVVSTLDSHAFKLVNQVRHAYALPLVVIGNTQDQTIICEVFRRGVQEYLNQDQVTASRLLQTLQSAYARWQWFKQHNAVLQCCCSSVDKHATLNNTLGQGLKTHFAANTFSTFHQIIAQANDAIAIIDLQGYYIEQNLMHRLLLGYSDAELAGKTPAIHFGDQVFRAIYQELVQNDYCYREVISRTKDGKLLHIELKAFTVRDFQNHPICYVGIKKDITERKLVSSIVTQRDRLLEGVAAATNQLLTTKDFTEAMCLALATLGEAVKVNRVYIFENHIHPHTGEPLMSQRFEWTDSTVTPEINNPKLQNLAYMDFFPRWYQTLAAGKLVRGIVKDFPEGEKKILEPQDIISILIVPIFIEEKFWGFIGFDECRYQRQWTEAEESILIAVAGSIGGAIVRRRTEDALSKSEIRNRALLNAIPDVMFRISKDGDLLDFNGSRNFDLHVPESDFLGKKLTDFLPQTVSGKIMSSIKQALTSGEMQLIEYQLPINGKIRDYEARMVVCGEDEVVSIVRDISDRKRGEIELRKSKEAIEFVSKAKSEFLATMSHELRTPLNAILGLSQILHQEIFGALNAKQKEYINCIYGSGEHLLTLINDILDLSKIEAGKEELTLALVQVHELCESCLSIVGDRALKKGLQLTREIDPQATCCFADERRVKQMLLNLLTNAIKFTPAGKVTLRVQKVPQGIAFTVSDTGIGIAPEHIQLLFQPFKQLDSRFNRQYEGTGLGLALTRKLARLHGGNVTVKSTLGKGSDFTLLLPDYPQYALPTEDCNDDQNQQVSSFFNYSPRILIGDDNHNSLILGYLKAIGYEVKQLKKTRDFLSQVRDFKPRLILLDSQLSDCVIMTLVQHLQQDPQLQMIPVVVMTETIEACDRFLAAGVKECLSKPIGIAQLESLLMRYFN, encoded by the coding sequence ATGACTCCAGAACCGCTAAAAATTGTATTGATCGTAGATGCAACCAATCAGCATCAAATTCGAGCTTTTTTACAGCAACTCAATCATAACGAAGTTGAGCTTCTATCTGTTGTTATCGAAGAAAGCGATTTATGCCTTGCGTTGCCTCAAGTAGATATTATCGTACTCGTTGTGTCAACGCTTGATTCTCACGCGTTCAAGTTAGTTAACCAAGTACGCCACGCTTACGCCCTCCCCCTGGTTGTCATCGGCAATACGCAAGATCAAACAATAATTTGCGAAGTCTTTCGTAGGGGAGTGCAAGAATACCTCAACCAAGATCAGGTTACTGCTAGCAGACTGTTGCAAACGCTACAATCTGCCTATGCCCGCTGGCAGTGGTTTAAACAACATAACGCGGTACTACAATGTTGCTGTAGTTCGGTAGATAAGCACGCGACGCTTAACAATACACTCGGTCAAGGCTTAAAAACACATTTTGCTGCAAATACTTTCAGCACTTTTCACCAAATTATTGCCCAGGCAAATGATGCGATCGCGATTATCGATCTACAAGGCTATTACATCGAACAAAATCTGATGCATCGCCTGTTACTCGGCTACTCCGATGCTGAACTTGCTGGCAAAACACCAGCAATTCACTTTGGCGATCAAGTCTTTAGGGCAATTTATCAAGAACTCGTTCAAAATGATTATTGTTACCGCGAGGTAATTAGTCGTACGAAAGATGGAAAGCTTTTACATATCGAACTCAAAGCTTTTACAGTACGAGATTTCCAGAATCACCCGATTTGCTACGTTGGGATTAAAAAAGATATTACAGAACGCAAGCTAGTCTCGTCAATCGTCACGCAACGCGATCGCTTGTTGGAAGGCGTAGCAGCAGCGACGAATCAATTACTCACGACCAAAGATTTTACTGAGGCGATGTGTTTGGCGCTTGCTACTTTAGGTGAAGCCGTCAAGGTCAATCGAGTTTATATCTTTGAAAATCATATTCATCCGCATACGGGTGAACCGTTGATGAGTCAACGCTTTGAATGGACAGATAGTACAGTTACACCAGAGATCAACAATCCTAAATTACAAAATCTTGCTTACATGGATTTCTTTCCGCGTTGGTATCAGACTTTAGCTGCGGGTAAACTTGTGCGCGGAATTGTGAAAGATTTTCCCGAAGGTGAAAAGAAAATTCTCGAACCGCAAGATATTATTTCTATATTAATTGTGCCTATCTTTATTGAAGAAAAATTTTGGGGCTTCATCGGGTTTGATGAATGTCGCTATCAACGACAATGGACTGAAGCAGAAGAATCTATTTTAATTGCGGTAGCGGGAAGCATTGGCGGCGCGATCGTCCGCAGACGCACCGAAGACGCACTCAGTAAAAGCGAAATCAGGAATCGCGCGCTTTTAAATGCAATACCAGATGTCATGTTTCGGATTAGCAAAGATGGCGATCTACTCGATTTTAACGGCTCAAGAAATTTTGATTTGCATGTGCCAGAAAGTGATTTTTTGGGGAAGAAATTGACCGATTTTTTACCGCAAACTGTGAGTGGAAAAATCATGTCAAGCATTAAGCAAGCGCTGACAAGTGGGGAAATGCAACTGATTGAGTATCAACTCCCGATCAACGGCAAAATTCGCGATTACGAAGCGCGCATGGTCGTTTGTGGCGAAGATGAAGTCGTTAGCATTGTGCGCGATATTAGCGATCGCAAACGCGGAGAAATTGAACTACGCAAAAGCAAAGAAGCGATTGAATTTGTTAGTAAGGCTAAAAGTGAATTTTTGGCAACAATGAGTCATGAATTGCGGACACCTTTAAATGCAATTCTTGGTTTATCGCAAATTCTGCATCAAGAAATTTTTGGCGCGTTGAATGCCAAGCAGAAAGAATATATCAATTGCATCTACGGCAGTGGCGAACACCTACTGACCCTCATTAATGATATTCTCGATCTTTCTAAAATCGAGGCGGGAAAAGAGGAACTAACACTTGCGTTGGTTCAAGTGCATGAACTATGCGAGTCGTGCTTATCGATTGTAGGCGATCGCGCACTCAAAAAAGGCTTACAACTGACGCGTGAAATTGACCCGCAAGCAACTTGCTGTTTTGCTGATGAACGACGTGTCAAGCAAATGTTACTTAACTTATTAACAAATGCGATCAAGTTTACCCCAGCGGGGAAAGTCACGCTGCGAGTTCAAAAAGTTCCTCAAGGCATCGCATTTACAGTTTCTGATACCGGAATTGGCATCGCCCCAGAACACATACAGCTTTTATTTCAACCGTTTAAACAGCTAGATAGTCGCTTCAATCGTCAATATGAAGGAACTGGGTTAGGTTTAGCCTTAACACGCAAGTTAGCACGTCTGCATGGTGGAAATGTCACAGTCAAATCGACGTTGGGTAAAGGCAGCGACTTTACTCTCTTGTTGCCCGATTATCCACAATACGCACTACCTACCGAAGATTGTAACGATGACCAAAATCAACAGGTTAGCAGTTTTTTCAACTATTCACCGCGAATTCTGATCGGCGATGATAATCATAATAGCTTAATTCTTGGTTATCTTAAGGCGATTGGTTATGAAGTCAAGCAGTTGAAAAAAACACGCGACTTTTTGAGCCAAGTGCGCGATTTTAAGCCGCGACTAATTTTACTCGACTCGCAGTTATCAGATTGTGTCATCATGACACTTGTACAGCACCTTCAACAAGACCCGCAGTTGCAAATGATTCCTGTCGTCGTTATGACTGAAACAATCGAAGCGTGCGATCGCTTCCTCGCGGCTGGTGTTAAAGAGTGTTTAAGTAAGCCGATTGGCATTGCGCAATTAGAATCGCTATTGATGCGCTATTTCAATTAA
- a CDS encoding glycosyltransferase family 39 protein: protein MIRLKHNSSPGLLILALIWLVGAISDRVWFALDDSVPAWDQADYLTGSLNYWQALQQMQLLSGEWWSSFWQLSSKIPPLIYTVAAIVQQIFGRGIEQATLVNLLFSAILLASVYGLGILLFNIEVGLWAAALCQLFPSLYRARLDFLLDYPLTAAVILSFFCLTLWVRSTIRVRQWLSAAAFGICFGLAILAKQTALFFLFTPILWVAIAMLYKRQWQRVLQLGGGLLLSVIISLPWYRTNWLTVLTSGKRATIDSAIAEGDPPLNTLAAWTYYWEILPYQVSWLLLLVPIVGLILYWQRLQKHRASLAWLAIFWLGAYFLCSLNVNKDERYVLPYLPIVALFLAYGLTFWRGRWGNYIRWGSVGLAVVLMWLNIFPVGSVGRSIVQVLSPKAAHYAVVGTRLPHQEVIEAIVQQAPYLRSTLGVLPSTPEINQHNINYYGALRDFQVYGRQVGVRSQQVVQDARSLDWFLTKTGDQGSVPEAQAAIVEIVERSPDFDTIQSWTLPDSSTLHLYHDRTPEIEVIVAPGKSENVTLSQVTVPPQIKPGVPIPVTYQWNGSWDELQSGLVLLDWYQEDASSTRWIHDHAIGMGNLHSANTQNPGTFQVIERMAMFPPTGATGTYTLKATYLNRNTGETYPITSPPVSVTVEANTEPSQAPELDLLTQFRTLAASLPQGLPALELVFEEIARINQYDPTQDYLIQTQQALTYRLQQEPQNLEFVYTLALSRVLQRQVNEAIAALERVVQLDAQNPYAYAYLAFVHLYNWNAAPAEVALKNARLLNPNIPEIQALSGVAALLQGQFFQARNYFTSWQNLSSL, encoded by the coding sequence GTGATTAGGCTCAAACACAATTCCTCACCTGGACTGCTGATACTAGCACTCATTTGGCTAGTGGGGGCGATAAGCGATCGCGTATGGTTTGCCTTAGACGATTCGGTTCCCGCTTGGGATCAAGCCGATTATCTGACGGGTTCCTTAAACTACTGGCAAGCGTTACAACAAATGCAATTGTTGAGTGGTGAGTGGTGGTCAAGCTTTTGGCAACTTTCTTCTAAAATACCGCCATTAATCTACACCGTTGCCGCGATTGTACAGCAAATCTTTGGTCGAGGCATCGAGCAAGCAACACTCGTTAATTTATTATTTAGCGCAATTCTGCTCGCTTCTGTATATGGACTAGGCATTTTGCTATTTAACATTGAGGTGGGTTTGTGGGCAGCAGCGCTGTGTCAATTATTCCCTAGCCTTTATCGCGCCCGATTAGATTTCTTACTCGATTATCCACTCACGGCTGCGGTTATTTTGAGTTTTTTCTGTTTAACGCTGTGGGTGAGAAGTACGATACGAGTTAGACAATGGCTATCCGCAGCGGCTTTTGGGATTTGCTTTGGGTTAGCAATTTTAGCGAAACAAACCGCGTTATTTTTCTTATTCACCCCGATACTTTGGGTAGCGATCGCAATGCTGTACAAGCGTCAATGGCAACGCGTATTACAGCTAGGCGGAGGATTGTTGCTATCAGTAATCATATCTCTACCTTGGTATCGTACCAATTGGCTCACAGTATTAACCAGTGGGAAACGCGCCACAATCGATTCGGCGATCGCCGAAGGCGATCCACCATTAAATACATTGGCGGCGTGGACGTATTATTGGGAAATTCTTCCTTATCAAGTTTCTTGGCTATTACTTTTAGTTCCGATTGTTGGGTTAATTCTATATTGGCAACGTCTACAAAAACATCGTGCTTCGCTTGCTTGGTTAGCAATATTTTGGCTGGGGGCGTATTTTTTGTGTTCGCTCAATGTTAACAAAGATGAGCGTTACGTTTTGCCTTATTTACCAATTGTTGCTCTCTTTCTCGCTTATGGTTTAACATTCTGGCGCGGACGTTGGGGAAATTACATCCGCTGGGGTAGTGTAGGTTTAGCCGTCGTGTTGATGTGGCTCAATATTTTTCCTGTGGGAAGCGTGGGGAGAAGCATTGTACAGGTTCTTAGCCCTAAAGCCGCACACTATGCTGTTGTTGGTACTCGTTTACCACACCAAGAAGTGATCGAGGCGATCGTTCAACAAGCCCCATATCTGCGTTCAACGTTAGGCGTATTACCGTCAACTCCAGAAATTAACCAACATAATATAAATTACTACGGCGCGCTACGCGACTTTCAAGTTTATGGACGACAAGTGGGAGTGCGATCGCAGCAAGTTGTCCAAGACGCGCGATCGCTCGATTGGTTTTTAACGAAAACTGGCGATCAAGGTTCCGTTCCTGAAGCGCAAGCCGCAATTGTAGAAATTGTTGAGCGATCGCCTGATTTTGACACGATTCAAAGTTGGACGTTGCCTGATAGTAGCACGCTGCATTTATATCACGACCGAACGCCAGAAATAGAAGTCATTGTTGCACCAGGAAAATCAGAGAATGTCACACTATCGCAAGTGACAGTACCGCCACAAATAAAGCCAGGAGTTCCGATTCCTGTTACTTATCAGTGGAATGGTTCGTGGGATGAGTTGCAATCTGGTTTAGTGTTACTCGACTGGTACCAAGAAGACGCGAGTTCAACCCGCTGGATACACGACCATGCAATTGGAATGGGAAATCTGCATTCAGCTAATACGCAAAACCCTGGTACATTTCAAGTCATCGAACGTATGGCAATGTTTCCACCAACAGGTGCTACAGGAACTTATACCTTAAAAGCAACGTACCTCAACCGCAACACAGGTGAAACTTACCCTATTACATCCCCACCTGTCAGCGTCACTGTTGAAGCCAACACCGAACCTTCTCAAGCACCAGAACTCGATTTACTCACACAGTTTCGCACCTTAGCTGCTAGTTTACCCCAAGGATTACCCGCCCTTGAATTAGTATTTGAGGAAATTGCCCGTATTAATCAATACGATCCGACGCAAGATTATTTGATACAAACGCAACAAGCTTTAACGTATCGCCTCCAGCAAGAACCGCAAAATCTAGAATTTGTCTATACTCTTGCGTTATCTAGGGTATTGCAGCGACAGGTAAACGAAGCGATCGCCGCCTTAGAAAGGGTCGTGCAGTTAGATGCGCAAAATCCATACGCTTATGCTTATCTAGCGTTTGTTCATCTCTACAACTGGAACGCCGCACCGGCTGAAGTCGCACTCAAAAATGCCCGCCTTCTCAATCCTAACATACCTGAAATTCAAGCACTCAGTGGTGTTGCTGCTTTGCTACAAGGTCAATTCTTTCAAGCACGGAACTATTTTACAAGCTGGCAAAATTTATCAAGTCTCTGA
- a CDS encoding GNAT family N-acetyltransferase, with product MSIVIKTAELQEWQSIQEIRRVVFQEEQGVDAALEFDGKDDTAEQLIAYWNAQPVGTARIRYLDTKTAKIERLAVLSTARGQGIGKQLMQKAIERAIAQKMQEAVIHAQEYVKALYQQLGFIQEGETFDEAGIPHVKMRRKLTSNECD from the coding sequence ATGAGCATCGTGATAAAAACTGCCGAACTGCAAGAATGGCAGAGTATTCAAGAAATCCGGCGCGTGGTATTTCAGGAAGAACAGGGAGTCGATGCGGCATTAGAATTTGATGGTAAAGACGACACTGCCGAACAACTGATTGCGTATTGGAATGCGCAGCCTGTAGGAACGGCGCGGATTAGGTATTTAGATACAAAGACGGCAAAGATCGAAAGATTGGCAGTGTTATCAACCGCAAGAGGGCAAGGCATTGGCAAGCAATTAATGCAAAAAGCCATAGAACGCGCGATCGCCCAGAAAATGCAAGAAGCCGTGATTCACGCGCAAGAATACGTCAAAGCATTGTATCAACAACTCGGTTTTATCCAAGAAGGAGAAACATTTGATGAAGCGGGGATTCCCCATGTCAAAATGAGGAGAAAATTAACAAGCAACGAGTGTGATTAG
- the pruA gene encoding L-glutamate gamma-semialdehyde dehydrogenase encodes MVLQVEKSNYEAKTQEIARQLLAATRDRSFFAGLRDQMRWDDKLLAWAMSNPGLRVQLFRFIDCLPALHTKSEIAAHLQEYLGDPSVELPDVLKGMLNFASPDSMPGQVAATTVSTAVEALAHKYIAGENIKQVLKTIERLRKEKMAFTIDILGEAVITEVEAQYYLDRYLELMEQLAEAAKNWSTVAQIDQADNQPISKVQVSVKLTAFYSQFDPLDAQGSEAKVSSRIRILLRRAAELGVAVHFDMEQYAYKDITLAILKNILLEDEFRPRTDIGITLQAYLRDSEQDVRDLITWVKQRGYPLTVRLVKGAYWDQETIKAAQKDWEQPVFNDKAATDVNFENLTQILLENHEYIYSAIGSHNVRSQAHAIAIAETLNIPRRRFEMQVLYGMGDKLAKALVDRGYRVRVYCPYGELLPGMAYLIRRLLENTANSSFLRQNMEERPVEELIAPPKVNPSSSEHLIHHTQFPNAADVDFSKMAQRERSQQAFAAVRQQLGKTYLPLIDGEYVNTQESIDSLNPSNPSEIIGKVSLLSVEQAEQAMQAAKTAFPAWKRTPVSDRAKILWKAADLMEQRRAELSCWIVLEVGKPVREADAEVSEAIDFCRYYAAEMERLEQGVNYDIPGENNRYHYQPRGIAVVISPWNFPLAIATGMTVAALVTGNCTLLKPAETSSVIAAKIAEILVAAGIPKGVFQYVPGRGSQVGAYFVNHPDTHIIAFTGSQAVGCRIYADAAILKPGQKHLKHVIAEMGGKNAIIVDESADLDQAVAGVVQSAFGYSGQKCSACSRVIVLEPIYETFIQRVVEATRSLNIGAAELPSTQVGPVIDATAQARIKEYIAKGRAEAEVAVELSAPETGYFIGPVVFSEVSPTATIAQEEIFGPVVAVIRVKDFAEAIAVANGTNYALTGGIYSRTPSHIEIAQQEFEVGNLYINRTITGAIVARQPFGGFKLSGVGSKAGGPDYLLQFLEPRTITENIQRQGFAPIEGAD; translated from the coding sequence GTGGTATTACAAGTAGAAAAAAGCAATTACGAAGCTAAAACGCAGGAAATCGCCCGACAACTTCTAGCCGCGACACGCGATCGCTCGTTCTTTGCTGGGCTACGCGACCAAATGCGCTGGGATGATAAGCTTTTAGCTTGGGCGATGAGTAATCCTGGGTTACGCGTGCAGTTATTTCGCTTCATCGACTGCTTACCCGCCTTACACACCAAATCCGAAATCGCCGCGCACTTACAAGAGTACCTAGGAGATCCTTCGGTCGAACTCCCAGATGTACTCAAGGGAATGCTCAACTTTGCATCTCCCGATTCTATGCCAGGACAAGTTGCGGCGACGACAGTATCCACCGCAGTAGAGGCGCTAGCACATAAGTATATTGCAGGAGAAAATATTAAACAAGTCCTCAAAACGATTGAGCGCCTGCGCAAAGAAAAAATGGCGTTCACGATCGATATTCTCGGTGAAGCTGTCATTACCGAAGTTGAGGCGCAGTATTACCTCGATCGCTACTTAGAATTAATGGAACAGCTAGCAGAAGCTGCTAAAAATTGGTCTACTGTAGCGCAAATCGACCAAGCTGATAATCAACCGATATCAAAAGTTCAAGTTTCCGTCAAACTCACCGCGTTTTACTCGCAGTTCGATCCACTCGATGCGCAAGGTAGCGAAGCGAAAGTTAGTTCGCGCATTCGGATTCTTTTACGTCGCGCAGCAGAATTAGGCGTCGCGGTTCATTTTGATATGGAACAGTACGCTTATAAAGATATTACGCTCGCGATCCTCAAAAATATACTACTCGAAGACGAGTTTCGCCCTCGGACTGATATCGGTATTACCCTACAAGCTTATTTGCGTGACAGCGAACAAGATGTCCGCGACTTGATTACTTGGGTAAAACAACGCGGTTATCCGCTAACAGTGCGCTTAGTCAAAGGCGCGTATTGGGATCAAGAAACAATCAAAGCAGCGCAAAAAGATTGGGAACAGCCTGTATTTAACGATAAAGCTGCAACGGATGTCAATTTTGAGAATTTAACGCAAATATTACTCGAAAATCACGAATATATCTATTCAGCAATCGGCAGTCATAACGTGCGATCGCAAGCCCATGCCATTGCTATAGCGGAAACTTTAAATATCCCCCGCCGTCGCTTTGAAATGCAAGTTCTCTACGGTATGGGGGATAAACTTGCCAAAGCCCTTGTCGATCGCGGCTATCGCGTCAGAGTCTATTGTCCTTACGGTGAATTGCTTCCTGGAATGGCGTATCTGATTCGCCGCTTGCTCGAAAATACTGCGAATAGTTCCTTCCTGCGTCAAAATATGGAAGAACGCCCCGTAGAAGAACTGATCGCACCACCAAAAGTTAATCCGTCTTCTTCCGAACACTTAATACATCATACGCAGTTTCCCAACGCCGCCGATGTGGATTTTTCTAAAATGGCACAAAGAGAGCGATCGCAACAAGCTTTTGCCGCAGTACGCCAGCAACTCGGTAAAACTTACCTGCCGTTAATCGATGGCGAGTACGTCAATACTCAAGAAAGCATCGATTCGCTCAATCCTTCTAACCCTAGTGAAATTATCGGTAAAGTAAGTTTACTATCGGTAGAACAAGCCGAACAAGCGATGCAAGCCGCTAAAACGGCATTTCCAGCGTGGAAACGGACACCGGTAAGCGATCGCGCCAAGATCCTGTGGAAAGCGGCGGATTTGATGGAACAACGCCGCGCGGAATTATCGTGCTGGATTGTTTTAGAAGTAGGTAAACCCGTACGCGAAGCCGATGCCGAAGTTTCCGAAGCCATCGACTTTTGTCGTTATTATGCGGCGGAAATGGAACGGCTAGAACAAGGTGTCAACTACGATATCCCTGGAGAGAATAACCGCTATCACTACCAACCACGAGGAATCGCTGTTGTGATTTCGCCTTGGAACTTTCCACTCGCGATCGCAACCGGAATGACTGTTGCGGCTTTAGTGACAGGAAACTGTACTTTACTCAAACCCGCTGAAACATCTTCTGTCATTGCTGCTAAAATAGCCGAAATTCTCGTCGCCGCAGGCATTCCCAAAGGCGTATTTCAATACGTTCCTGGTCGAGGTTCGCAAGTTGGTGCTTACTTTGTCAATCACCCTGATACGCACATCATCGCGTTTACAGGTTCGCAAGCAGTCGGTTGTCGCATTTATGCAGATGCAGCAATCTTAAAACCTGGACAAAAGCATTTGAAACATGTAATTGCCGAGATGGGTGGGAAAAACGCAATTATTGTCGATGAAAGCGCCGATTTAGACCAAGCGGTTGCAGGAGTTGTGCAATCTGCGTTTGGTTACAGCGGGCAAAAATGTTCGGCGTGTTCGCGCGTTATTGTGCTTGAACCGATTTATGAAACTTTCATTCAACGCGTCGTTGAAGCAACGCGATCGCTCAATATTGGTGCAGCCGAGTTACCCAGTACGCAAGTAGGTCCTGTAATCGATGCAACAGCCCAAGCACGCATCAAAGAATATATCGCAAAAGGACGCGCAGAAGCGGAAGTCGCGGTAGAACTTTCGGCACCAGAAACAGGATACTTTATTGGTCCTGTTGTCTTTAGTGAAGTTTCACCCACTGCCACAATTGCTCAAGAAGAAATCTTTGGTCCTGTTGTCGCTGTGATTCGCGTCAAAGATTTTGCTGAGGCGATCGCGGTTGCTAATGGTACGAACTACGCTTTAACTGGAGGAATCTACTCGCGGACTCCTTCGCATATTGAAATCGCACAGCAAGAATTTGAAGTCGGTAACTTGTATATCAACCGCACGATTACAGGCGCAATTGTCGCTAGACAACCTTTTGGTGGCTTTAAACTCTCTGGTGTCGGTTCCAAAGCCGGAGGACCTGATTATCTGCTGCAATTTCTCGAACCCCGCACGATTACTGAAAATATTCAACGTCAGGGCTTTGCACCAATTGAAGGGGCAGATTAG